The Thermosynechococcus sp. genome has a segment encoding these proteins:
- the ctpC gene encoding carboxyl-terminal processing protease CtpC produces MGITHRTLVVSTTVVMTALVAVTGAGLHLSRSLAGFRQSPKELVDEVWQVIDREYVDATFNGNDWRAVRREFLSRNYTKPEEAYKAAREMLEKLNDPYTRFMDPEQFRSMQIETSGELTGVGITITQDEKTKEITVVSPIEGSPAAEMGLMAKDVILKIDGKSTKGMDLNQAVGMIRGPVNTKVRLTIRRGDQILNYEITRARIEIHPVRYSLRQTPQGRVGYIRLVTFSSNAAAEMRTAIRELEKQGIEGYVLDLRSNPGGLLFASAEIARMFLKQGDIVSTVNRQGEAERLRAGRGFLTDKPLVVLIDGGSASASEILAGALQDNGRAVLVGTRTFGKGLVQSVQPVGEGAGIAVTIAKYFTPSGRDINKKGIEPDVEVTLTAQQREQLTRDDIATDRDPQFMRALAVLNERILAERRNTQSALPAQPANP; encoded by the coding sequence ATGGGAATCACACACCGCACGCTCGTTGTCAGTACGACAGTGGTCATGACGGCATTGGTTGCTGTCACGGGTGCGGGTCTTCACTTGTCCCGTAGCCTAGCGGGTTTTCGCCAAAGTCCGAAGGAACTGGTGGATGAAGTGTGGCAAGTCATTGACCGTGAATACGTTGATGCCACCTTCAATGGCAATGATTGGCGTGCGGTGCGGCGGGAATTTCTCTCCCGCAACTATACCAAACCCGAAGAGGCCTACAAAGCGGCGCGGGAAATGCTAGAAAAGCTCAATGATCCCTATACTCGCTTTATGGATCCCGAGCAATTTCGATCCATGCAAATTGAAACCTCTGGTGAACTCACGGGGGTAGGTATCACAATTACACAGGACGAAAAGACAAAAGAGATCACGGTTGTTTCTCCCATTGAAGGGAGTCCAGCTGCTGAGATGGGCTTAATGGCTAAGGATGTGATCCTAAAAATTGACGGCAAATCTACCAAGGGCATGGATCTCAACCAAGCAGTCGGCATGATCCGTGGACCTGTGAATACAAAAGTGCGCCTGACGATCCGGCGGGGCGATCAAATCCTGAACTATGAGATTACTCGTGCCCGTATTGAAATTCATCCTGTGCGCTACAGCCTGCGCCAAACTCCCCAAGGACGGGTGGGCTATATTCGCCTTGTCACCTTTAGCTCCAATGCAGCAGCGGAAATGCGCACAGCCATCCGTGAGTTAGAAAAGCAAGGTATTGAAGGCTATGTTCTAGATTTACGCTCCAATCCGGGCGGTCTCCTCTTTGCCAGTGCTGAAATTGCCCGCATGTTTCTCAAGCAGGGGGATATTGTCTCTACGGTCAATCGCCAAGGGGAAGCAGAACGCTTACGCGCTGGTCGCGGCTTCCTGACCGATAAGCCCCTGGTGGTACTCATTGATGGCGGGTCTGCCAGTGCCAGTGAAATCCTCGCGGGTGCCCTACAGGACAATGGCCGTGCCGTATTGGTGGGAACGCGCACCTTTGGTAAGGGCTTGGTGCAGTCGGTCCAGCCGGTGGGAGAAGGGGCAGGGATTGCGGTGACGATCGCTAAATACTTTACCCCCAGTGGCCGTGATATTAACAAGAAGGGCATTGAACCCGATGTTGAAGTTACGCTCACGGCGCAGCAGCGGGAGCAACTCACGCGCGATGACATTGCCACTGATCGCGATCCCCAATTTATGCGGGCGCTAGCGGTTCTCAATGAACGCATCCTAGCGGAGCGGCGCAATACTCAATCGGCACTCCCTGCTCAGCCCGCCAATCCTTAG
- a CDS encoding geranylgeranyl reductase family protein: MYDCIVVGSGPAGGAAAYHLAKRGRRVLVLEKEALPRYKPCGGGVSPQVQSWFDFDFSPAISLKVTQMVCTWQGEEPQLLEFSPEQPMWMVRRDVFDYFLIQQAQRQGAELRPQTPVTGLTWGGDRWRVHTPAGDFTAQYLIGCDGAKGSMAKWLGFRNRQQRVGAAIEIEAAMPDHSLTAAHFDFGRLHNGYIWNFPKRDGYSIGVGTVALGRKQNLRAIGAEYAETFGVDFNQVKVYGHPLYCWQQHQRLHTQNALLAGEAACVVDPFTAEGIRPSLLTGMLAAHAIDRALSGDPEALANYSQQVQQEWGADMIWAKRLSTLFYRMPHTAYDLAVKRLSARQRMGQIFCGQLRYRDVAANGLKLLTSSFRLPGVRR, translated from the coding sequence ATGTACGATTGCATTGTTGTTGGTTCAGGGCCTGCAGGGGGTGCGGCTGCCTATCACTTGGCAAAGCGGGGGCGACGGGTTTTGGTGCTGGAAAAGGAGGCGCTGCCGCGCTATAAGCCCTGTGGGGGTGGTGTGTCACCCCAAGTGCAATCCTGGTTTGACTTTGACTTTAGTCCGGCCATCTCTTTGAAAGTGACGCAAATGGTCTGTACATGGCAGGGGGAAGAGCCTCAACTTCTGGAGTTTTCACCAGAGCAGCCAATGTGGATGGTGCGCCGGGATGTTTTTGACTACTTCTTAATTCAACAGGCCCAGCGACAGGGAGCAGAGTTGCGCCCTCAAACCCCCGTAACGGGTCTGACATGGGGGGGCGATCGCTGGCGGGTACACACTCCCGCAGGGGATTTTACAGCTCAGTACCTGATTGGCTGTGACGGTGCCAAAGGCTCGATGGCCAAGTGGCTCGGATTTAGGAATCGTCAGCAGCGGGTGGGAGCAGCGATTGAGATTGAAGCAGCGATGCCTGATCATTCCCTCACGGCAGCCCACTTTGACTTTGGTCGCCTCCACAATGGCTATATTTGGAACTTTCCCAAACGCGATGGCTACTCTATTGGGGTAGGCACAGTGGCCTTGGGGCGTAAGCAAAACCTGCGGGCGATCGGGGCAGAGTATGCTGAAACCTTTGGAGTTGATTTCAATCAAGTCAAGGTCTATGGCCACCCTCTCTACTGTTGGCAGCAGCACCAACGCCTGCATACCCAAAATGCTCTCCTGGCTGGCGAAGCTGCCTGTGTTGTTGATCCATTTACTGCCGAGGGCATTCGCCCCTCTCTGTTGACTGGGATGTTGGCTGCCCACGCCATCGATCGCGCCCTCAGTGGCGATCCAGAAGCCCTTGCCAATTACTCGCAGCAAGTACAGCAGGAATGGGGCGCCGATATGATCTGGGCAAAGCGGCTCTCCACCCTTTTTTATCGGATGCCCCACACTGCCTATGACCTCGCCGTCAAGCGTTTAAGTGCTCGACAGCGGATGGGGCAAATTTTCTGTGGCCAATTACGCTACCGCGATGTGGCAGCCAATGGCCTGAAATTGTTGACATCGAGCTTTAGGCTGCCTGGGGTTCGACGCTAA
- a CDS encoding CAP domain-containing protein, with product MTNRRLNQEPGLLVRHLNAWHCHCSGQGVFSPRQGGQDWQIGEPQVDVIAAQPQRSPGEIRAFTLQLLNRDRQLNGLPPLGANQGMLNRQYFSHTNLKGQSPMDRFIALGGRGGVGENIRQQQGTPGLVLNDPLIERCQNGWRDSEGHRPNILRPEFTRFGFGIALNLVREI from the coding sequence ATGACTAACCGTCGGCTCAATCAAGAACCAGGTCTTCTTGTACGTCACCTTAACGCGTGGCATTGCCATTGCAGCGGCCAAGGAGTATTTTCTCCGCGGCAAGGGGGACAAGACTGGCAAATTGGTGAGCCCCAGGTAGATGTGATTGCTGCTCAGCCGCAGCGTTCCCCTGGGGAAATACGAGCCTTTACCCTGCAATTGCTGAATCGCGATCGCCAGCTCAATGGACTGCCGCCCCTTGGCGCCAATCAGGGGATGCTCAACCGCCAATACTTTAGCCATACCAATCTCAAGGGACAATCGCCAATGGATCGCTTTATCGCCCTAGGGGGTCGCGGTGGCGTCGGTGAAAATATCAGGCAGCAGCAGGGTACCCCCGGATTGGTGCTCAACGATCCGCTCATTGAGCGCTGTCAAAACGGTTGGAGGGATAGTGAAGGGCACCGCCCAAATATCCTTCGGCCTGAATTTACCCGTTTTGGTTTTGGCATTGCTTTAAATTTAGTAAGGGAAATTTAG
- a CDS encoding cation diffusion facilitator family transporter encodes MTVADRRRQAQQVLFLALGVNVALTVIKAVVGVLSQSLSLQADALHSLTDAGSSILGLVAMQWANPHPDRDHPYGHQKFEALGAVGIAAFLGMVCFEILQSAVERLLHQTHTVTITGAELWIVILVLGINIGLTLYEHHMGHRLKNSVLIADAKHTLSDVWTTVIVLLGLIGVWTFNWDWLDVVLAFPVAALVFWSAWEVLKGNIPWLVDAVAIAPEAIHELVMTVPGVVNCHDISSRGMVGRQVFIEMHLIVEAEDIPTAHDITEQIEALLQERYGPARIVIHIEPPDYQSSQISVS; translated from the coding sequence ATGACTGTGGCCGACCGTCGCCGACAAGCCCAGCAGGTATTGTTCTTGGCGCTAGGGGTAAATGTCGCCCTGACCGTCATCAAGGCTGTTGTTGGGGTTCTCAGTCAGTCCTTGAGTTTACAAGCCGATGCTCTACACAGTCTGACCGATGCCGGTAGCAGTATCTTGGGCTTAGTGGCTATGCAGTGGGCGAATCCCCACCCTGATCGCGATCATCCCTACGGTCACCAAAAGTTTGAAGCCCTCGGTGCAGTGGGGATTGCTGCCTTTTTGGGCATGGTCTGCTTTGAGATTTTGCAAAGTGCCGTTGAACGCCTTTTACATCAAACCCATACTGTAACAATTACAGGGGCAGAACTCTGGATTGTGATCTTGGTTCTCGGCATCAATATTGGCCTCACCCTCTATGAGCACCATATGGGGCATCGGCTTAAAAATTCTGTTTTAATTGCCGACGCCAAGCATACCCTGAGCGATGTGTGGACAACCGTCATTGTGCTTTTAGGGCTGATTGGCGTCTGGACCTTCAACTGGGATTGGTTGGATGTGGTGCTGGCATTTCCAGTGGCCGCTCTTGTGTTTTGGAGTGCGTGGGAAGTTCTCAAAGGTAATATTCCTTGGCTGGTGGATGCGGTGGCGATCGCTCCCGAAGCCATCCATGAGCTAGTGATGACCGTGCCCGGTGTAGTTAATTGCCACGACATTAGCTCACGGGGGATGGTGGGGCGGCAAGTATTTATTGAGATGCACTTAATCGTGGAGGCGGAAGATATTCCCACGGCCCATGACATTACTGAGCAAATTGAAGCCCTACTGCAGGAGCGCTACGGACCGGCTCGCATCGTCATCCACATTGAACCCCCAGACTACCAATCGAGTCAGATCAGCGTTTCCTAA
- the argB gene encoding acetylglutamate kinase — protein sequence MLSASDRVRVLSEALPYLQAFAGRTFVVKYGGAAMKEEQLKDSVIRDIVFLSYVGIRPVVVHGGGPEINTWLAKLNIEPQFKNGLRVTDAATMDVVEMVLVGRVNKEIVTLINQAGGQAVGLCGKDGNLIRARAQGEESIGFVGEVQGVDTRVITALVEKGYIPVISSVAADDTGQAYNINADTVAGEIAAALGAEKLILLTDTAGILRDYRDPSTLIYRLDIAEARQLIKEGVVSGGMIPKVTCCVRSLAQGVKAAHIIDGRVPHALLLEIFTDSGIGSMLVGSHAAYDSAFSG from the coding sequence ATGCTCAGCGCTAGCGATCGCGTTCGTGTTCTCAGTGAAGCCCTTCCCTACCTCCAAGCCTTTGCTGGGCGCACCTTTGTCGTCAAATACGGCGGCGCCGCCATGAAGGAAGAGCAGCTCAAAGATTCCGTGATTCGCGATATTGTCTTTCTCTCCTATGTGGGGATTCGCCCGGTGGTGGTCCATGGGGGTGGCCCAGAGATCAATACTTGGCTGGCCAAGCTCAACATTGAACCGCAATTCAAAAATGGGCTGCGCGTCACCGATGCCGCGACGATGGATGTGGTGGAGATGGTCTTGGTGGGCCGCGTCAACAAAGAAATTGTCACCCTGATCAATCAGGCGGGCGGGCAAGCGGTGGGGCTGTGTGGCAAAGATGGCAATCTTATTCGTGCCCGCGCCCAAGGGGAAGAGAGCATTGGCTTTGTGGGGGAAGTGCAGGGGGTGGATACCCGTGTGATTACAGCGCTGGTGGAGAAAGGATATATTCCTGTCATCTCCAGTGTGGCTGCCGATGATACTGGCCAAGCCTACAACATCAATGCCGATACGGTTGCTGGCGAGATTGCAGCGGCCTTGGGGGCCGAGAAGCTGATTTTACTGACGGACACCGCCGGTATTTTACGGGATTATCGCGACCCCAGTACCCTTATTTATCGCCTGGATATTGCCGAAGCGCGGCAACTGATTAAAGAGGGGGTTGTCTCGGGGGGCATGATTCCTAAAGTCACCTGCTGTGTGCGATCGCTCGCTCAAGGCGTGAAAGCAGCACACATTATTGATGGCCGAGTGCCCCACGCCCTGTTGCTGGAAATTTTTACCGATTCGGGGATTGGCTCGATGCTAGTGGGTTCCCATGCAGCCTATGATAGCGCCTTCAGTGGTTGA
- a CDS encoding SUMF1/EgtB/PvdO family nonheme iron enzyme, whose translation MNQKFTPSETSTHWHPFDREVFWQAFQNQRQFTLQLVAQLSEVILCAQPHPLYSPVGWHLGHIGYTEAFWLLPEDSGFRDRDRYWYAADGRPKVERQHLPPRRLNYSAYLAAIRRRTGDRLHCLSDTQWQQEARLWWWILQHEAQHSETMQMVLAMQGIFATLPPSLSLPPESPADSRWSSYAVGSATTSWPWITSSRVQWVAKLLPFTIDAAPVTWREFLAFVEAGGYQRREWWSSSGWEWRAAEEITSHRFTPSPRTWISPCGDSVSTKQKPTAASQGKRLPSEREWEIAAQQGLLNRGYVWEWTQSPFAPYPGFQSYPYRGYSAPYFDGEHFVLKGGSHWTRPILKRPSFRNWYSRTTREVFAGARYVHQENLIFQ comes from the coding sequence GTGAACCAGAAATTTACGCCTTCTGAGACTTCGACCCACTGGCATCCCTTTGATCGGGAAGTTTTTTGGCAAGCCTTTCAAAACCAGCGGCAATTTACGCTCCAATTAGTTGCCCAGTTGAGCGAGGTAATTCTTTGTGCTCAGCCCCATCCCCTCTATAGTCCCGTGGGCTGGCATTTGGGACACATTGGTTATACGGAGGCCTTTTGGCTATTACCTGAAGATTCCGGTTTCAGGGATCGCGATCGCTATTGGTATGCCGCCGATGGCCGACCTAAGGTGGAGCGGCAGCACTTGCCACCACGACGCCTGAATTACTCGGCGTACCTCGCAGCGATTCGCCGCCGCACGGGCGATCGCCTCCACTGCCTGAGCGACACGCAATGGCAACAGGAAGCCCGTCTCTGGTGGTGGATTTTGCAGCATGAAGCCCAGCACAGTGAAACAATGCAAATGGTGCTGGCGATGCAGGGGATCTTTGCCACGTTACCCCCTAGCCTATCGCTGCCACCGGAATCGCCAGCGGATTCCCGCTGGTCGAGTTATGCCGTTGGCAGTGCAACGACCTCTTGGCCCTGGATAACGAGCAGCCGAGTCCAGTGGGTGGCGAAACTGCTCCCCTTTACGATTGATGCGGCACCGGTGACGTGGCGCGAATTTCTCGCCTTTGTTGAAGCGGGGGGTTATCAGCGGCGGGAATGGTGGTCCAGCAGCGGCTGGGAATGGCGCGCAGCAGAGGAAATTACCTCGCACCGTTTTACCCCATCCCCGAGAACTTGGATCTCCCCATGTGGGGACTCAGTTTCTACGAAGCAGAAGCCTACGGCCGCTTCCCAGGGCAAACGCCTCCCCAGTGAACGGGAATGGGAAATTGCTGCCCAGCAGGGCCTCTTGAATCGCGGCTACGTGTGGGAGTGGACCCAAAGTCCCTTTGCCCCCTATCCCGGCTTCCAGAGCTATCCCTACCGTGGTTATTCTGCCCCCTACTTTGATGGCGAGCATTTTGTCCTCAAGGGGGGCAGCCACTGGACGCGCCCCATTCTCAAGCGGCCCTCATTTCGCAATTGGTATAGCCGCACCACCCGTGAAGTGTTTGCCGGAGCACGCTACGTTCACCAAGAAAATTTGATTTTTCAGTGA
- a CDS encoding DUF2232 domain-containing protein gives MNPTDSLEDDFPDIEALVPPEKSQSVGRSQIQRTLVITETAFLASTAALLWVVNFYLPVGPVLRLFFPIPIALVYLRWNRRAAWMAAIVSALLLSVLMGPPRSLQFLLPHGIMGVIFGGCWAKKAGWGRSILSGAVIGTAGFFFQISLVSILLGENLWIYFNQQVTNFIDWVLVNLNLLLEPTVTLIQVVALLLVFFQSTVYALVVHILAWTLLERLGNPIPDPPPWLRTILEEPR, from the coding sequence ATGAACCCGACGGATTCCCTAGAGGATGATTTTCCCGACATCGAAGCCCTTGTGCCCCCTGAGAAGAGCCAAAGCGTGGGGCGATCGCAAATTCAGCGTACCCTCGTCATTACGGAAACGGCCTTCCTGGCCAGTACCGCTGCCCTGCTCTGGGTGGTTAACTTTTATTTACCGGTTGGCCCAGTCCTGCGCCTGTTTTTTCCGATTCCCATTGCGTTGGTTTACTTACGCTGGAATCGCCGCGCCGCGTGGATGGCGGCCATTGTGAGTGCGTTGCTCCTTTCCGTTTTGATGGGGCCACCCCGCAGTCTGCAATTTCTCTTGCCCCACGGCATTATGGGGGTCATTTTTGGCGGCTGCTGGGCAAAAAAAGCGGGCTGGGGACGCTCCATCCTCAGTGGGGCAGTGATTGGCACGGCAGGATTTTTCTTTCAGATTAGTCTTGTGTCCATTCTCCTGGGGGAAAACCTCTGGATTTACTTCAATCAGCAGGTCACGAATTTTATTGATTGGGTACTGGTCAATCTAAATTTGCTGCTGGAGCCAACGGTGACCTTGATCCAAGTCGTGGCACTACTGCTGGTCTTTTTCCAGTCCACGGTTTATGCCCTAGTCGTGCACATTTTGGCATGGACACTGTTGGAGCGATTGGGCAATCCCATTCCGGATCCACCGCCGTGGCTGCGCACGATCCTTGAAGAGCCTCGCTAG
- the fni gene encoding type 2 isopentenyl-diphosphate Delta-isomerase has protein sequence MLVQPNLGTLLVNSPIEQRKAEHLKLCIQSDVNHQEVTTGFEKYRFRHCALPELDFAEIDLRVEFLGWRLAAPLLISSMTGGTPQAGEINRRLARVAQQKEIVMGVGSQRVLLEHPEVATTFAIRREAPTIPLLANLGAVQLNYGCGVSECQKIIDLLEANALILHLNPLQEAVQTGGDRNFKGLLTKIGVLCRSLPVPVIVKEVGNGISADVAKQLVDVGVAAIDVAGAGGTSWAKVEAARAQDARQQFLGDTFAEWGIPTARCLEQIHTALPDTPLIASGGLKNGIDVAKALALGAGLAGLARPLLQAAHESEEALAQRIDFILEELKTVLFCTGSATPQALYQRRCLERI, from the coding sequence ATGTTGGTGCAGCCCAACTTAGGAACATTACTGGTGAACAGTCCCATTGAGCAGCGCAAGGCCGAGCACCTCAAGCTTTGTATTCAAAGTGATGTCAATCATCAAGAAGTCACGACCGGTTTCGAGAAGTATCGCTTTCGCCATTGTGCCCTGCCCGAACTGGACTTTGCCGAGATTGATCTGAGGGTTGAGTTTCTTGGCTGGCGGCTGGCAGCACCCCTGCTGATTTCCTCCATGACCGGTGGCACACCCCAAGCCGGAGAAATCAATCGCCGTTTAGCACGGGTGGCGCAGCAAAAGGAAATTGTCATGGGTGTAGGATCCCAACGGGTGCTGCTGGAGCATCCGGAGGTGGCAACCACGTTTGCGATTCGCAGGGAGGCACCCACCATTCCTCTGTTGGCTAATCTTGGCGCAGTGCAGTTGAACTATGGCTGTGGCGTTAGTGAATGCCAAAAAATTATTGACCTCTTAGAAGCGAATGCCCTGATTTTGCACTTGAATCCGCTGCAAGAGGCCGTGCAAACCGGGGGCGATCGCAACTTTAAGGGATTGTTAACGAAAATTGGCGTCCTTTGTCGTTCCCTACCTGTGCCCGTGATTGTCAAGGAAGTCGGCAATGGTATCAGTGCTGATGTAGCCAAGCAATTGGTGGATGTGGGTGTAGCGGCCATTGATGTGGCGGGGGCAGGGGGAACCTCTTGGGCAAAAGTGGAAGCAGCGCGTGCCCAAGATGCCCGTCAACAGTTCCTCGGAGACACCTTTGCTGAATGGGGTATTCCTACAGCTCGCTGCCTTGAGCAAATTCACACTGCCCTACCAGATACGCCCCTGATTGCCTCCGGTGGACTGAAAAATGGCATTGATGTAGCCAAAGCCTTGGCCCTTGGTGCAGGTCTTGCCGGTTTAGCTCGCCCCCTTTTGCAGGCAGCCCATGAATCAGAGGAAGCACTGGCTCAACGCATTGACTTTATCCTTGAGGAATTGAAAACCGTGCTATTTTGCACCGGCAGTGCCACCCCCCAAGCTCTCTATCAGCGCCGCTGTCTCGAAAGGATCTAG
- the egtC gene encoding ergothioneine biosynthesis protein EgtC has translation MCRLYAYMGRKTSLAHALVDAPHSLLVQSYQPREMTAGLLNADGFGVGWYAARQDVLPFLYRQTIPMWHDINFTEHLSRYIESACFLANVRSATPGQAVQMTNTQPFRWGRWLGMHNGFIDNFRQTLYRPMRDRLSDICYNIVEGSTDSEHLFALFCNELLLNPQLSPVMVLRQTLQIVFSLAQAASTRVSAAIILTDGLYILASRCSQGTPPPTLYWSQDAEKIQLTSEPVDPQTEWYPLPENKLLLLSLQSEPEIYAF, from the coding sequence ATGTGTCGTCTTTATGCCTATATGGGGCGCAAAACGTCCCTTGCCCATGCCCTAGTAGATGCTCCCCATTCCCTGTTGGTACAAAGTTATCAACCCCGCGAAATGACGGCCGGACTCTTGAATGCAGATGGCTTTGGGGTGGGCTGGTATGCTGCCCGCCAAGATGTGCTCCCCTTTCTGTATCGGCAAACAATACCCATGTGGCATGACATCAACTTTACTGAGCATTTAAGCCGCTACATTGAATCTGCCTGTTTTTTGGCCAATGTCCGCAGTGCCACACCGGGGCAAGCGGTGCAGATGACGAATACCCAACCCTTTCGCTGGGGACGCTGGCTGGGGATGCACAATGGCTTTATCGACAACTTTCGCCAAACCCTCTACCGCCCAATGCGCGATCGCCTGTCGGATATTTGTTACAACATTGTTGAAGGCTCGACGGATTCTGAACATCTCTTTGCCCTCTTTTGCAATGAATTGCTGTTGAATCCGCAATTGTCACCGGTGATGGTTCTGCGGCAAACACTGCAAATCGTTTTTTCCCTAGCGCAGGCAGCGTCTACCCGTGTCAGTGCCGCCATAATTCTCACCGATGGTCTGTATATTCTCGCCAGCCGCTGCTCCCAGGGCACACCACCCCCCACCCTGTACTGGAGTCAGGATGCCGAGAAAATTCAACTCACCTCAGAACCTGTAGATCCTCAAACGGAGTGGTATCCTTTACCAGAAAATAAATTGCTGTTGCTGAGTTTGCAGAGTGAACCAGAAATTTACGCCTTCTGA
- the groL gene encoding chaperonin GroEL (60 kDa chaperone family; promotes refolding of misfolded polypeptides especially under stressful conditions; forms two stacked rings of heptamers to form a barrel-shaped 14mer; ends can be capped by GroES; misfolded proteins enter the barrel where they are refolded when GroES binds) — protein MAKLVAFHEESRRSLERGINALADAVKITLGPKGRNVVLEKKYGAPQIVNDGVTIAKEIELEDAYENTGAQLMREVAAKTNDVVGDGTTTATVLAQALIREGLKNVAAGANPIALKRGMEKAIKTIVDGIAEVAKPVEGDMIAQVATVSAGNDPEVGAMISEAMAKVGKDGVITIEESKSLNTEMDIVEGMQFDRGYISPYFVTDPERMIVQLNNAYLLLTDKKITSIQDLIPTLERVARSGRPLVIIAEDVEGEALATLVVNKLRGVLNVVAVKAPAFGERRKAMLEDIAILTGGQLISEEVGLTLEDVELTMLGEASSVTVTKDTTTLVSEKGNKADIQKRVEQLKKQLAETDSEYDKEKLQERIAKLVGGVAVIKVGAATETELKDRKLRLEDALNATKAAVAEGIVPGGGVTLLHLANRIDALLPSLSPEEQTGARIVASALAAPVAQIADNAGAEGAVVVENVRAGDFNYGFNAATGTYEDLVSAGIIDPAKVVRSALQNAGSIAGMVLTTEALVVEKPEPKPAAPANGGMGGMGGMM, from the coding sequence ATGGCAAAGTTAGTTGCATTTCATGAAGAGTCCCGGCGATCGCTCGAACGCGGAATTAATGCCCTTGCCGATGCTGTGAAAATTACCCTTGGCCCCAAAGGGCGCAATGTGGTGCTCGAGAAAAAGTATGGTGCACCGCAAATTGTCAACGATGGCGTGACGATCGCCAAGGAAATCGAACTGGAAGATGCCTACGAAAATACTGGTGCTCAACTCATGCGGGAAGTGGCCGCCAAAACCAATGATGTGGTTGGGGATGGCACAACCACCGCAACCGTCCTTGCCCAAGCCCTGATCCGCGAAGGTCTCAAAAACGTGGCTGCCGGCGCCAACCCCATTGCCCTCAAGCGGGGCATGGAAAAAGCCATCAAAACAATTGTGGATGGCATTGCCGAAGTCGCCAAACCCGTTGAGGGGGACATGATTGCCCAAGTGGCAACCGTTTCTGCCGGCAACGACCCCGAAGTGGGGGCCATGATTAGTGAAGCCATGGCCAAGGTGGGCAAAGATGGCGTGATCACTATTGAAGAATCGAAATCCCTGAATACAGAAATGGACATTGTGGAGGGGATGCAGTTTGATCGCGGTTACATCTCCCCCTACTTTGTCACCGATCCAGAGCGGATGATTGTCCAGCTCAACAACGCCTATCTGCTCCTAACGGACAAAAAAATTACCAGCATCCAAGACCTGATTCCCACCCTAGAAAGAGTGGCCCGCAGTGGTCGCCCCCTTGTGATCATTGCTGAAGACGTGGAAGGAGAAGCCCTGGCCACACTGGTGGTGAATAAACTGCGGGGCGTCTTGAATGTTGTTGCCGTGAAGGCCCCAGCCTTTGGCGAACGCCGTAAAGCCATGCTCGAAGACATTGCCATTCTCACCGGTGGTCAACTCATTTCTGAAGAAGTCGGTCTGACCCTAGAGGATGTGGAACTCACCATGCTGGGGGAAGCCTCCTCTGTCACCGTCACCAAAGACACGACAACCCTGGTGTCGGAGAAGGGCAATAAAGCCGATATTCAAAAGCGGGTCGAACAGCTCAAGAAGCAGTTAGCTGAGACCGACTCCGAATACGACAAAGAAAAGCTACAAGAGCGGATTGCCAAACTCGTGGGCGGTGTGGCTGTGATCAAAGTGGGTGCCGCCACCGAAACGGAATTGAAGGATCGCAAACTCCGGCTGGAAGATGCCCTCAATGCCACAAAAGCAGCAGTGGCTGAAGGGATTGTCCCGGGCGGTGGCGTGACGTTGCTCCACTTGGCCAATCGCATTGACGCACTGCTGCCTAGCCTTAGTCCTGAGGAACAAACGGGTGCGCGCATCGTCGCCAGTGCCTTGGCAGCGCCGGTGGCTCAAATTGCTGACAATGCTGGTGCCGAGGGAGCGGTTGTCGTCGAAAATGTCCGTGCTGGTGACTTTAACTATGGCTTTAATGCCGCAACCGGCACCTATGAGGATCTGGTCAGTGCCGGTATTATTGACCCTGCCAAGGTAGTACGCTCTGCCCTGCAAAATGCAGGTTCGATCGCCGGCATGGTACTAACCACAGAAGCCCTTGTGGTCGAAAAACCAGAACCTAAACCCGCAGCCCCCGCTAATGGCGGTATGGGGGGCATGGGCGGCATGATGTAG
- a CDS encoding chlororespiratory reduction protein 7 produces MVTEEMYVVLESTTSDETFLTPMELQAKLIEYLTGTEVSLSPDLLALPDVESRAQYLMTTGCELQLANGGYLQWYAVRLEK; encoded by the coding sequence ATGGTCACTGAAGAAATGTACGTTGTCCTTGAATCCACTACCAGCGATGAGACCTTTCTCACGCCCATGGAACTACAGGCCAAGCTGATTGAGTACTTGACAGGAACAGAGGTTTCCCTCTCACCAGATCTTTTGGCCTTGCCTGATGTGGAAAGTCGTGCCCAGTACCTTATGACGACGGGTTGCGAACTGCAATTGGCCAATGGTGGCTACCTCCAGTGGTACGCCGTGCGTTTAGAAAAATAA